The Tolypothrix sp. PCC 7712 region TTGCGCGATCGCCAATATCGAACTATCTGGCGCAGCACAAATCACTTCACGACTCATTACCTCAAATGCCAAACGCAAGCGCAAAAGATTGATAGCGCGAGAAGATTGTCTCAGAGTTTCATTGGTGAGCAAGCCCACAACGAGATCCTGCTCATCGAGGATAGGTAAGTGGCGAATGTGGTATTGCTGGAGCAAATTCACCGCAAAAAATACATCAGTCAAGTCAGACTCATGCAGAGCAATGACTGGATGAATCATCACTTCCCGAATCGCTAAATTCTCCAAAGGACGCTGCTGGGCACACAAGCGTACCACATCTTTTTCTGTAAAAATACCTAATAAGCTGTGATTATCTACTACTAAAACACAACTGCTTCTTGCGTCGATATCGAGTTCGTCAAGTTTATTGGCATCACAAACAGCCCGCACACCGCTCATGAGAGCGATCGCGTCTATCACCAAAGTATCTAGTCCAACTATTAAGGGATTGCGGACAATTGCGGATTTTAATTCTGAGGAAGTGAGAGCTGTTGTGTGCTTAAACATTTGAGCCTTACGCTTGCACCCTTTTCAATTGAGCAAATTTATTTACGCTTCGTGGTACCAGTATATTTTTAGATATAAAAATATACTAGGAAATTTACTAAGAAATTATAGTTGGTTTAGTGAAAATGGAGATTGGGCATAGGGCATAGGGCATGGGGCATTAGAGTTGTTGGGAAATAACTCAGAGTTGCATTGAAATTCTGACCCCTGTGGTTTTTGATGTAATTTTCATGCTGCCATCAAGTAAAAGTTCCATAATCCAGCAGCAGTCAACATTAAATGATCGTCAAAATCTTGAATGTGATTACGATAAACCGCGCTGACTGCACGATAACGTTTCACCCCAGCAAAGGCATTCTCACACACCACACGCTCTTGGCTCAATTCCCTATTAGCTGCTTTTTGCTCCTGTGATAATTCTCCACCTTTGGGTTTCTTATGTGGAATGCGGATATTGACATACTGCTTTTGAAGCCCAAGAAACCCTAAATCCACTTCAATTGGAATCTCGTCAGGAATGCTAAGAGCAATGTCTTCTTCGTCATGAAATCTTTTATCGTGTAGTTTCCCTTCACGCGCCTTACTCAACACCAACACACGTTGACACTGATCTACTGCCGCTAAATGCTTGCGAGTATGTCGCCGCTTTTTACCGGAGTAATTTAGTTTTTGTTGGTCTGGATCTTGAGGACGTTGAATTGGGCGTTCTGTACCATCAATCATGATCCGCTCAACTCCTGAGAACCGTTCCATAAAATCCTCAATGCTGTTGAGTTTGCGCTCCGGCAGTACCTTCTTCTCACCCAAAGCCTCTTCTAATATTGGTTGTAAACGATGCATCCAGTAGTGAGCTTGGGCGCGGTCAATATCGAATAACAATCCTGCTAAATCAAACGTCGGGTAACACTTGAAGTAAAACAGGATGTAGAATAATTTGTCTTGAGGACTGCATAACCTAGCTTTGCGCCCTCCTCCAAATGCTCTCTTACGGGGTGAATCGCGCACTTGTTTGTCATATATTGTGCTAAACGTTGGCAAAAGTGTTTCAAAAGCTTTCCGGTTCAATCCAGTCATTGCCCGTAACAGCCTATCTTGTTTTAATGCCCGTTCGATGTTCAGCATTTCCCCGCTTAAGTACTAACTTTCTATTCTCCCTTATTTCCCAACAACTCTATTGGTTAACAGTCAACAGTCAACAGTCAACAGTCAACCGATAGAGTATCTCGCCGGCTTTGGGTACAAGTAAAATGCCTTCATCTTCGTGGTTTGCCCATTCTGCTGGTTCAATGGTAGTTGGATCGCGATAGCTCAAGTTATGAGCAGCGCAGCGTTCTGGGGAAATACCAGTGGCTAGAGTTACCTGAATCCGGGCTTGTTCTCCCTTAATTGGATCGAAAGTACCCATACCTTTTAAGTGAGTGCTATGGGCTAACACTCCACCAGGATAGTGTTGAAATTTATCCCATTGTTTTAGGAAATAATCTCGCACATGATAGCCAATTTGGGCGAGAATTTCTCCATGTGTATAGCTAAATTCTGTAATATGAGGTGCATAGATAATTACCTCACCACCATCAGCCACAACTGGCTCTAATTTGTACATTCCTTTAGCGGCTGTCCAAATGTCATCATACATTTGGGGCATTACAGAAAGCACTTGTTTAAAAGGCTGATCTACATATTTAATATGCAATTTCGCTGATAATTTCGCCGCCCCTTCCCAAGCTGGTTCTGGTTGATCTATATAAAGTCCCGCTAACTGATTTGTTCCTGGTGCAACCACCATTGCTAAACATAGTTTCGGGGTAGGAATCAGACTAGCAGCGCGGTTAATTAAACGTCTGACAGGTGTAATTCCTGGCGTACCAATAATTTCATAACAAGTAATTAAAGCCCCCAACCAGTGTGATAAATCAATTACTTCTTGCCCACCAATCCCAGGGAAAAAATATTTATTCCCTCCTGAAAACCCAACAACTTCGTGGGGAAATACTGGCCCACAAATCATAATCAAATCATACTCAGTTACCAGCTTATTAACGCGCACTTCTACTGCTTGATTTAGCATTCCATTGCTAATTTCTGCGATTTCTGCAGATGGAATTACCCCATAAGAAATAAAAGTCTCTGGTAAATGCCAAAGATGGTTAAAAATCTGTACTTTTTTAAAAGTTGTCTCGCGTTCCTGCGGCGTAACACCCACCAAACGATTGATTTGTAACTCACTCATGGGATTATGTGTACCCAGAGCAATTAAATAATCTAAAGCCGCCACCCGCTTACCCAACTCCTGATGCAGCAAGCGAAACATTTGGGGAATTGGTGCAGTACGAGTTCCATCAGGAATTAATACCAAGATGCGCTTTCCATCTAATTGAGGATCTGTTAAAGCCGCATGAACTAATTCAGCAACTTGCTCATCTGCAAGCGTCCCGTCAATTATGTCTAATGAATACATCATTTCAATTCACAATTAAGAAAGCCTAATATAGTAATCCGATTTGATTTCTGAAAAAATCTCGGTAAGCTTAACGCACGAAAATCTTTGGTACTGATGCCGTACTCTCGCCGCTAACGCATCCTACTGGACTGGCAAGCCTTAAATGTTGCATTAAAAATCAATTTTATCCGCGTTTATCTGCGTTCATCTGCGGTTAATTTTTTCCAATCTAATGCACTATTTTAGCCTTGCCACGCTACTACGTGAATTAAAAGACACGATGAATAGCAATACTTGTTGGTTAAAGACAAAAGGGCAAGAAAAAACCTTTAACCCTTACCCTTTAACCTTTTCCCCAAACCAAATTCCGAGTTAAAAATCCTTAACCGAACGGTATTGCAATGAATCGCGTCTCTACTTAGGGATTTCCAAATAAAAAAATATCTCAGTATTTATTGTGGGGTGGACATCTTGTCCGCCCGGTTTATTTGGCGGGCAAGATGCCCGCCCCACAAGATGGAATAATTTATTTCTTGGAAATCCCTTAAACGCCGCTGTAGATGCTAAAACCACCGTCTACAGGTACAACTACGCCATTGATAAAACTAGAACCAGCGCTGCATAACCAAATCACTGTACTGAGTAATTCTTCTGGTTCGCCAAAACGTCCGGCTGGGGTATGTTCAATAATTTTTTGTCCGCGATCGCTTAAACTACCATCAGGATTTAACAGTAAATCTCGATTTTGTTCGCCTATAAAAAAACCAGGTGCGATCGCATTCACCCGCAATCCGGCTCCATATTTTTGTGCCAATTCTACAGCTAGCCAGCGCGTAAAGTTATCTATCCCGGCTTTCGCTGCTGAGTAACCAACCACCTGACTGATTACACGAATAGCAGACATCGAAGAAATATTCACAATACAACCCCGAGGCTGATGTTTTTCTACCATTGCTTCACCAAAAACTTGGCTAGGTAATAAAGTCCCCACCAAATTCAGACTTACCACCTGCTCAAAAGCTGCGTGTGGCATATCAAAGAAAGTAGCATCAGGGGTAATTGTGGCAGCCGGGACATTACCACCAGCGGCGTTAATTAAAATATCTATTTGCCCCCAATCCTTTAAAACCGCATCTCTGGCGATTTCTAATTGCGTGCGATCGCTCACATCTGCCAGCACTGCCAAACTTTCCCCACCATTAGCGATAATATCCTTAACTACCGCCTCCGCCCTTGTCTGATTGCGCCCCAGAACCACCACCCGCGCCCCAGCCAAACCCAACCCGCGTGCGATCGCACCACCCAACACACCCGATCCACCTGTAATTACTGCTACCTGACCTTGCAGGCTAAAAAGTTTATCCAATATTAAATTCGGCATTAATAATTCCCCTGAGACTTACACAAAAACTCTCTCAAAACTCTTACCTTTGCGAACGTCGCATCTACCCTCTGGGAACGACTACGTCGAATGCGGTTCGTTATCTTACCCCTTAAAATTCATGGAACAGACCACTAGCTGTATTCTCTTGACTCAGCACTCACCACTCAGCACTCACCACTCCAATTTATAAGCATTCTTCGCGAGGTCATAAGCTACAGCCACAGCCATGTCATAGCCTTCCTCTTCCTCAATTAACCCCCGTACTACCAACCCTGCTAACCAATTACAAGCTACACGCCGCCAAACAGCGTGACGGGCAGGAATAGAAACGAAAGCGCGTGTATCATCGTTAAACCCAGCCGTATTGTAAAGTCCCGCAGTTTCCATCACCTGATTGAAGTAGCGTTCCATACCATTAACGCTATCGTGAAACCACCAGGGCGGCCCAAGCAATACAGCCGGATAATGCCCAGCTAGTGGCGCTAACTCCCGGCTATATGTGCTTTCATCCAAGCCAAACAGAATTAAATGGAAGTCTTGATTATTACCATAAGCATTCAACAACGGACGCAGATTTTGCGTCCACTCAATTTGTAAAGGTATATCTGCACCTTTATCAGACCCAAATCGCTCAAAGATAGCTGGGTTATGGTTACGCATAATACCGCAATGCATCTGCGTAACTAAACCATCTTCCACACTCATCCGCGCCATTTCCATGAACATATGACCAGTAAACTGCTCTGCATCACCGGGATTGAGCTTGTTATTTAAGGCTCTGGCAAAGATAGCTTCGGCTTCTTGGTCAGATAGGCGTGCGGTATAAGGTGTAGCAGCACTGTGGTCAGTAGCTGTGGCACCCATTTTTTTAAAGAAAGCCCGACGTTCTTCTAAAGCTTGGATAAAAGCAGCGTAAGTACTAATTTCTCTACCTACAGCCCTTTCTAACTGAGCAAGATTTTCCCGCCATCCAGGAACGTCTAGGTTGACAACTGCATCTGGTCGAAAAGTCGGTCTAATTTGGGTAAAATCCTCTTGGTGTAAGGATTGATGGTGTTCTAAATTATCGCTAGCTGCATCGGTGGTACAAAGCACTTCTATATTGAAGCGTTTAAATAAAGCCCGGGGTGAAAACTCCGGTAAAGCTAACTGCTTTTCGAGATAATCGTAGATATTGCCAGCATTGTGCGAATTTAAAGGCTCATCTACACCAAAGACGTTAATTAGTTCATCTTTCAGCCATAACCCAGAGGGTGTACCGCGAAATAGATAAAAATGGTCTGCAAATATCTGCCAAATTTGGCGATGGTCAGTTTCTATGGGTGTACCATCTTTGGTAGGTATGCCGAGGGCTTCTAAAGCTACGCCCCGACTATAAAGCATTCGGAAAATATAGTGGTCAGGAATGATCAATAATTCCGTTGGCGAACCAAATCGGGCGGCGGGATTCGCTAATAAAGCTGGCTCTACATGACCATGCGGACAGACTAGGGGTAGAGTAGAGATGCTGTCAAAAAATTGACGCGCGATTTGTCTTTGTACTGATTCTGGAGAAAAACAGCGATCGCTTGATAAATTGCGTTTTTTAGTTAACATATTTTTTAGTAAAGTTTATTTTGGTGATTGGTAATTGGTAATTGGTAATTTAGTTCATGTAGTGGCGTGGTAAAGCTAAAATAGTGCATTAATAAACCGCAGAAGCGCAGAGGAAGCAGAGAAAAAAGAAGACAACATTTTAGGCTTGTCAGTCCAGTAGGATGCGTTAGCGATAGCGTAACGCATCATTAGATATCTAGTATTTCCCAATCACTCATTCCTCATTCCCCATTCCCCATTCCCCATTACCCCTTATCCCCAAAGGGGGCCCCGAGTTCCCCATTCCCCTAACCTCGCCTCGCCGTACTTCCTCGTTCAATTAAATAAGGCGATAAAATCCGATTTTCTACAGTTTTATCCTGCAATAAATCAAGTAACATTTGCATGGCAACACGACCAATTTCTAACATTGGCTGGCGAATTGTTGTTAGTGGTGGAGTAATATAACCCCCTAAAGCAATACCGTCAAATCCTACTAAACTTAAATCTAGAGGTACGGAAATACCTAATTTTTTACAAGCTAAAAGCGCGCCTACTGCTACCATATCGTTGTAACAAAAGATGCTTGTTACACCAGCTTTGACTAACTGAGGTAACATCTGTTGTCCGGTGACAACATCACTGGTTCTGGTATGATCTTCTTCTCTAATTGCTATCCAATCATCTATCTGTGGTAGATTAGCTTCACTTAGAACCGTTTGATAACCTTCTTGGCGTAACTGATTTGATAAACTGCGATCGCCTACACCCAAGTACCCTATAGAAGTATGTCCTAAACTGACTAAATGCTGTACAGCTAACCTAGCACCTAAGTAATCATCTATTCTGACTGAGTGAAAGGATTGGGGTTGGTTAGCAGTTTGGCTATTAATAAAAACTGTGGGTGCAGCTATTGTCCCTATTTGCTGGCTATGGTTGGTAGTAATTCGGGAATCCGCTACTAAAATACCGTCTACTCGGCGACGATAAAAGTTATCAATCGCTGCTATTTCTTGCTCAACATTTCGGTGGGAAGTACTTAACAATACACTTAAACCTGAAGATTTAGCTATTTGTTCTATTCCTTCTATAACCTCCGCAAAAAAAGGATCTGCAATGGAAGTGACTACTACCCCAATGGTATTAGTTCTTTGAGTTTGTAAGCTTTGAGCAATCCCATTGGGAACATAGCCCATTTCTCGCGCTAGTTGTTTAATTTCTTCTCGTACTTTGGCGCTAATTAAAGAACTATCTCGCAAAGCACGTGACACCGTGGTATGCGAAACACCTGCTTTCCGAGCAATATCTTCTATGGAGATTTTTCTTTTGCTCATTTATAATTTTAATATAATTTATGCACACGTGTGCATCATAATGTTAATTATTAGGAATATCGAGATATTTGTCAAATGATCATTCTGGTAATGGGTGTTTCTGGTTCTGGTAAGACTACCATCGGAAAGCTGCTAGCAGAAGTTTTAAGCTGGACATTTAGCGATGCTGACAGTTTTCATTCCCCAGAGAATGTAGCAAAAATGCGGAGTGGTATCCCCTTAACGGAAGCTGACAGAAAACCTTGGTTGCAAGATTTGCAAACAGCTATTAAAACCTGGCTACAAAACAATCAAAATGTGGTCTTAGCTTGTTCAGCGTTAAAAGATAGCTATCGTCAAGTTTTGTTGGTAGATAGCAACCTCGTAAAAATAGTTTACCTCAAAGGGTCTTATGAGTTAATCCAAAAGCGCTTGCAAGAGCGCCAAAATCATTATATGAGTGCAACTCTATTGGATAGCCAATTTCATACTCTCGAAGAACCATTAGATGCCTTATGTATGGATGTTGCAGAGTCACCGCAAGTAATTGTGCACAATATTAGAACAGCTTTGGGGGTTTAGGGAACAGGGAATGGGGAGATTGGTAGTGACTGTCTTACCAAGGGATGTCTAACGATTATCCCTATGTGTCTACGTTAACAAAAACTCGGCTAGCTGTTGATAGAAAACTTTTTCTAGGCTCGAAAATTTGTTGTAAATAAACTTAATATATATTTTATGCACACGTGTGCAATTATAAAAGCATCAGGTTATGCACACGTGTGCATAACTTACCTAAACTACCGTTGTAAGAAACTGGCGTAACTCCTCAAATAATATGTCTCAGACACTCAATATTATGAATCAAGTGGAAAATAATCCCTTGGATTCTCTAGAAGAATGGGAAGAAGATGTACTGAATCGCTATCCCAATCCGGAAAGCATAGTTAAAGCGGGTAAAACAACTGCAGAATACAGAAATTATCAAACAACTAATAGAGATTCAGTTAAAGAGTTTTATCGCTTAAATCATGTTAACCAAACATACAACTTTGTGCTTGAGAAAAAGGCAGAGTTTTTGCAGTTTAATCAGCGAGAAATGACGGTTTGGGATGCGGTGGAATTTTTAAATCAATTGGTTGATGATTCCGATCCAGATACAGATTTAGATCAGTTACAGCACTTATTGCAAACATCAGAAGCTATTCGTGCTGATGGACATCCTGATTGGATGGTATTAACTGGCTTCTTTCACGATATGGGGAAGGTGCTGTGTTTATTTGGCGAACCCCAATGGGCGACTGTAGGCGATACTTATCCTGTGGGTTGTGCATTCTCCGAGAAAATTGTCTTCGCGGAATTCTTTCAAGAAAATCCTGATTACAATAACCCGAAATATAACACCAAGTATGGTATTTATGAGCCGAATTGTGGATTAAGTAATGTCCAGATGTCATGGGGTCATGATGAATATTTTTATCAGATGATGAAACCCTATTTACCTGAACCCGCTTTGTATATTCTGCGTTATCACTCCTTTTATCCACAACATCGAGAAAATGCCTACGAACATTTAATGAATCAGCGCGATCGCGAAATGTTCAAGTGGGTAAAATTATTCAATCCTTATGATTTGTATTCCAAAAACCCCAATCCGCCAAATTGGCAAGAACTCAGACCATATTATGAAGATTTAGTGACTAAGTATTTACCTGCTACTTTAAAATTCTAAGCATAGGTTGATTGCCAAGCTCAGGATTTGGGAAACCTGCTGCTATCCCCGTAAAGCCATCATCTAAAAATCGCAGTTTTTACTCCCTGATTCTGACGTTAGATAGATGAAAAACATACCGTTTTGTATTATGTAACGTCCAGAATAATCTCAAAAAAAGTTCCTGAGAATAGCATACTTGAGACAGATTGAAAAATAATTTCCTAGAATTTTTATGTATGGTGCTGTTATAGGTTTCATGGGTAACAGGTGGTTTGCTAGATTGCCATAAAAATTCACAATAGCCTACTCTGAAAAACCTGAAATTTGACATTAAATATTAGTTCCTAGAGAGTGTTAAATTTTATGTATTGATTTTCAGAAATAGCAGTGAATTTGGTTAAATTTGGATATGAGCTAAAAGCGGCTAATTTCTCAGAAATACTTCTCTAGAGATAGGAAAACGCTAGAGTTTTACGACTTTAGAAAAAGTAGTTTTAGATAAAAAGTGTCTGCCGCTACAAGCAAGATTAACCAAAGAAAAAGTAATTTATACCAGTACATTCAAACAGCTTTTACAAAACCATAATGTAAAAATTTGATGTATTGCAGCCAGCAACTTTTAACATTCAAAAAATCATTAATGCTAGTTCAGAATTGAGTCATTCAGATTTATTCCCAGCTTCTAGCTGAAAATCTAGTGACAAATTTTCCAGAATTGGTATGAGTAGCGCTAATAGTAGTAGCTCAGAGATTTGATAGCAATTGAGCAGCTAAAAGCTAGCAGCGTCACTTAATTAGGTCTGAAGTTTTCAGTCCTAGTTCAAATTGCAATGACATTGCAGATATAGGTTGAAATCCATATTTGGATAGATGAATTATGAGGAGAATTGCGACCGCAGCTAGTATCATCAGCCTAATCAGCAGTACTTTGGCAGCTTGTACCAACGTCTCGCGCTACAGCACAAACGCGATCGCCCAAAATCAGGGCCAGCAAAATTCCCCATTGCGATCGCTTGGTGTCAGTCTGGGCGATTTGGGAAATCCCTTCTTTGTGGCTATGGCTAAGGGTTCTGAGTCCCAAGCTAGGAAAATAGCTGGTAACAATCTGAAATTGAGTATAGTTTCCAGCGGCTTTGATTTAAATCAGCAATTTAACCAAATTGAAAATTTCGTGGCTGCTGATGCTGACTTAATTATTCTCAGTGCGGTAGATAATAAAGGGATTAAACCTGCTATTGATAATGCTAGACGAGCCGGAAAGACAGTCATAGCTGTAGATGCGGCTGTTGATGCTAAGGTAGATGCCACAATTAGTTCTAATAATCTGCAAGCTGGAGAAATTGCTTGTCAATATATTGGCGATCGCTTGCAAGGTAAAGGCAACGTCGTCATCCTCAACAGTATACCGATGGATTCAGTCATTCAGCGCGTGAATGGTTGCCAAAAGGCATTAGCTAAATATCCTAATATCAAAATCCTTTCCAAAGACCAAAACGCTGAAGGAAGCCGGGACGGAGGATTACGAGTCATGAGCGATTTACTAACAACCTTCCCCAAAATAGATGCAGTTTTCGCTACCAACGATCAAAGTGGCGTTGGCGCAGACTTAGCAGCGAGACAAGCTAGGCGCAAAGAATTTTTTATCGTTGGGGTTGACGGTGGCCCGGATGCAGTCAAAGCCATGACCACCAAAGATAGCTTATTTGCAGCAACTGCAGCTCAAGATCCAGTCGGGATGGCTGCAAAAGCTGTGGATGTTGGTAACGACATCCTACAGGGCAAAAGACCGAGTAATCCCAATATTTTGATTCCAGTCAAGCTGGTAACGCAAGAGAACATTAGCAGTTACCAAGGGTGGTGATGAGGGGGATGAGGGAGATGAGGGAGATGAGGGGGATGAGGGGGATAAGGGAGATAAGGGAGATAAGACAACATCGATTGACATTTAAATCTTGTAGAGACGCGATTGATCGCGTCTTCCCCCCGCAACACCAAAATTATCGCGTCTCCCCAACACCAAAAATTATCGCGTCTTTCCCACACCCAAATTATGACGAAAAATTTTTAACCAACCTGGGGGACAAGGGAAAGAGTTTAGGAGCTAAGTTGAATTTTATGAGGAGTCTAAATGAACGTAAATAGGATTGCAATAGTAGCCAGTCTATTAGGTATCGTTAGCACAACCCTTAGTGGCTGTATTAGTCCTAATATTTCTCGGAATAGCACAAATGCTATAGGTGCTAACGGCAATCATCAGGGAAAATTAAAAGCTGTTGGTGTTACCGTTGGCGATTTAAGTAACCCGTTCTTTGTGCTGATGGGTAAAGGTGCTGAAAGCGAAGCCAAGAAAATTGGCGGTAATGATGTCAGAGTGACTGTAGTTTCTAGCGGTTATGACCTCAACCAGCAATTTAACCAAATTGAAAATTTCGTGGCTGCAAATACTGACTTAATCGTCTTGAATGCGGCTGATAGTAAAGGTATTAGACCTGCAGTTGATAAAGCAAGACAAGCAGGTACAGTTGTAATTGCGGTAGATACAGCAGTTGACGCTCAAGTTGATGCCACTGTTACCACCAATAATTTGCAAGCTGGAGAAGTTGCTTGCCAGTATATTGCCGATCGCCTAAAAGGTAAAGGTAATGTCGTCATCGTCAACGGCCCGCCAGTTACTTCAGTAATTCAGCGAGTCAATGGTTGCGAAAATACCTTAGCTAAATATCCCAATATTAAAATCCTTTCAAAAAACCAGAACGCCGAAGGTAGCAGAGATGGGGGATTGAGAGTCATGAGTGATTTACTAGTTACCTTCCCCAAAATAGATGCAGTCTTTGCCATTAACGACCCCAGTGGCGTAGGTGTAGACTTAGCAGCTAACCAAGCTAAACGCAAAGAATTTTTCATCGTCGGGGTTGATGGTGCGCCAGAAGCAATTAATGCGATCGCATCCAAAAAAAGTCTTTATGCAGCCACAGCCACCCAAAACCCCAGAGGAATGACGCAAAAAGCTGTTCAAGTGGGCAATGACATTTTACAGGGTAAAAAACCGAGCAATCCTAACATTCTTATTCCTGTGAAGTTAATTACTCAAGACAACGTCAGCACCTTCCCAGGGTGGTGAGTCTGATGAGTGCTGAGTGCTGAGTCAAGAGTCAAAAGTCAAAAGTCAAAAGTCAAAAGTCAAAAGTTATTTATCCCCATTCCCCATTCCCCATTCCCCATTCCCCCTTTCCCAGTCCCCAATCCCCAAAATAATTTATGACAACCGATTTCCAAAGAATACCCAATGCACCAACCACCACCCCGGTGTTGGAAATGCAAGGAATAACAAAACGATTTCATGGTGTACCTGCTCTCCAAAATGTTAATCTCACAATTTATCCGGGAGAAGTTCACGCCCTGATGGGGGAGAACGGTGCAGGGAAAAGTACATTGATGAAAATTCTGGCTGGGGCTTACATAGCCGATGAAGGGGAGATTCACATCAATGGTAAACCGATAAAAATTACCGATCCAGGGACAGCGCGACAGGCGGGTATTAATCTCATCTATCAAGAACTGAACGTTGCACCCAATTTAACCGTTACCGAAAATATGTTTATGGGTAGCGAGTTGCAAAAAGGTCAGTTTTTAGACCGCCCAGGTATGGAACGGGAAGCAACGCAAGTACTGCAAAGTTTGGGCGCTAGTTTTTCACCCAATACTATAGTCGGTACGCTCTCAATTGCGGAACAACAACAGGTAGAAATTGCCAGGGCGCTAAAAGATAATAGCCGCGTTTTGGTAATGGATGAACCCACAGCCGCCTTATCAGACCGGGAAACGGAACGTTTATTTGAGGTAATTCGCAAACTCCGCAATGATGGCATTGCCATTATCTATATCAGTCACCGCATGGAAGAAATCTATGCTTTAGCTGACCGTATTAGTGTACTGCGTGATGGGCAATATATTGGCAGTTTGACAAGGGAAGAAATTTCGCCGCAACGCTTGGTGCAGATGATGGTTGGTCGTCCTATGCAGGATTTTTACGAACACCAACGCCAAACCCAAGTCGGCCCGGTAGTGCTGGAAGTCAGAAATATCAGCGATGGACGCAAGGTTAAACCCGCTAGTTTACAAATTCATGCTGGCGAAATTGTTGGTTTAGCTGGGCTAGTTGGTGCTGGACGCACAGAAGTATCCCGGCTAATTTTTGGCGCTGATCGCAAAGCCACTGGAGAAGTCTTCCTTGATGGCAAAAAACTCGAAATTAATAGCCCTAGTGATGCTATTACTGCAGGAATTGGTTACGTTCCCGAAGACCGCAAAGACCAGGGTTTATTTTTAGAAATGAGTTCCCGCAAAAATATTGCCCTGAATCGCCTCAAGCAAGATGCTAACGCTGGCATAGTTAACTGGGGTTCAGTGAATAAAATTGCCACAGATGCAGTCGAAAACTTTCAAATCCGGCTAGCGAATTTAGAAATTCGCGCCGTGGATCTTTCCGGTGGGAACCAGCAGAAACTTTTACTAGCGCGTTGGCTAGCGATTAAGCCCAAAGTATTGATGTTGGATGAACCGACACGCGGTGTAGATATTGGTGCCAAAAGCGAAATCTACCGGATTATGAGCGAACTTGCAGCCCAAGGTATCGCTATTTTAATGGTTTCCAGCGAATTACCCGAGGTTGTGGGCATGAGCGATCGCGTTTTAGTTATGCGAGAAGGGCAGTTAGTTGGTGAACTTGACGGTAGCCCAGGTAAAGAAATCTCCCAAGAAAACATTATGCACTATGCCACAGGAGCAGCAGAGGTATTAGCATCATGAGTCAAACTTTAAGACCTACCCAAAATCGTTCCGGAAGTCAAAACAAATCCCGCCAGCGTCAA contains the following coding sequences:
- a CDS encoding lactate racemase domain-containing protein, with amino-acid sequence MMYSLDIIDGTLADEQVAELVHAALTDPQLDGKRILVLIPDGTRTAPIPQMFRLLHQELGKRVAALDYLIALGTHNPMSELQINRLVGVTPQERETTFKKVQIFNHLWHLPETFISYGVIPSAEIAEISNGMLNQAVEVRVNKLVTEYDLIMICGPVFPHEVVGFSGGNKYFFPGIGGQEVIDLSHWLGALITCYEIIGTPGITPVRRLINRAASLIPTPKLCLAMVVAPGTNQLAGLYIDQPEPAWEGAAKLSAKLHIKYVDQPFKQVLSVMPQMYDDIWTAAKGMYKLEPVVADGGEVIIYAPHITEFSYTHGEILAQIGYHVRDYFLKQWDKFQHYPGGVLAHSTHLKGMGTFDPIKGEQARIQVTLATGISPERCAAHNLSYRDPTTIEPAEWANHEDEGILLVPKAGEILYRLTVDC
- a CDS encoding SDR family oxidoreductase, translated to MPNLILDKLFSLQGQVAVITGGSGVLGGAIARGLGLAGARVVVLGRNQTRAEAVVKDIIANGGESLAVLADVSDRTQLEIARDAVLKDWGQIDILINAAGGNVPAATITPDATFFDMPHAAFEQVVSLNLVGTLLPSQVFGEAMVEKHQPRGCIVNISSMSAIRVISQVVGYSAAKAGIDNFTRWLAVELAQKYGAGLRVNAIAPGFFIGEQNRDLLLNPDGSLSDRGQKIIEHTPAGRFGEPEELLSTVIWLCSAGSSFINGVVVPVDGGFSIYSGV
- a CDS encoding LacI family DNA-binding transcriptional regulator; its protein translation is MSKRKISIEDIARKAGVSHTTVSRALRDSSLISAKVREEIKQLAREMGYVPNGIAQSLQTQRTNTIGVVVTSIADPFFAEVIEGIEQIAKSSGLSVLLSTSHRNVEQEIAAIDNFYRRRVDGILVADSRITTNHSQQIGTIAAPTVFINSQTANQPQSFHSVRIDDYLGARLAVQHLVSLGHTSIGYLGVGDRSLSNQLRQEGYQTVLSEANLPQIDDWIAIREEDHTRTSDVVTGQQMLPQLVKAGVTSIFCYNDMVAVGALLACKKLGISVPLDLSLVGFDGIALGGYITPPLTTIRQPMLEIGRVAMQMLLDLLQDKTVENRILSPYLIERGSTARRG
- the uxaC gene encoding glucuronate isomerase; amino-acid sequence: MLTKKRNLSSDRCFSPESVQRQIARQFFDSISTLPLVCPHGHVEPALLANPAARFGSPTELLIIPDHYIFRMLYSRGVALEALGIPTKDGTPIETDHRQIWQIFADHFYLFRGTPSGLWLKDELINVFGVDEPLNSHNAGNIYDYLEKQLALPEFSPRALFKRFNIEVLCTTDAASDNLEHHQSLHQEDFTQIRPTFRPDAVVNLDVPGWRENLAQLERAVGREISTYAAFIQALEERRAFFKKMGATATDHSAATPYTARLSDQEAEAIFARALNNKLNPGDAEQFTGHMFMEMARMSVEDGLVTQMHCGIMRNHNPAIFERFGSDKGADIPLQIEWTQNLRPLLNAYGNNQDFHLILFGLDESTYSRELAPLAGHYPAVLLGPPWWFHDSVNGMERYFNQVMETAGLYNTAGFNDDTRAFVSIPARHAVWRRVACNWLAGLVVRGLIEEEEGYDMAVAVAYDLAKNAYKLEW
- a CDS encoding transposase family protein, whose protein sequence is MLNIERALKQDRLLRAMTGLNRKAFETLLPTFSTIYDKQVRDSPRKRAFGGGRKARLCSPQDKLFYILFYFKCYPTFDLAGLLFDIDRAQAHYWMHRLQPILEEALGEKKVLPERKLNSIEDFMERFSGVERIMIDGTERPIQRPQDPDQQKLNYSGKKRRHTRKHLAAVDQCQRVLVLSKAREGKLHDKRFHDEEDIALSIPDEIPIEVDLGFLGLQKQYVNIRIPHKKPKGGELSQEQKAANRELSQERVVCENAFAGVKRYRAVSAVYRNHIQDFDDHLMLTAAGLWNFYLMAA